The following coding sequences lie in one Panicum virgatum strain AP13 chromosome 6N, P.virgatum_v5, whole genome shotgun sequence genomic window:
- the LOC120677241 gene encoding uncharacterized protein LOC120677241, giving the protein MAGYSYAPQRYYYTTPEVQHTETLHVPNNYCASTTNSYVDVARYNNSMHIASASHCLDNAFYYAHHKNYMQRPMSNNMHTLNFHATSNIQHTPFHTSAAEQVYMPMSNYRGQTNVVSSANLYDAPYANNSSTIQQGVSYINSSAASSQYLTSSRSMPMNEKFVHADFSYPANYFQTSYAAQHVIRAEVASATSAPHTDLNSNDSTPSVIFNASQINENSATSHAPSSASAANILPPNSVHTWNESEQRFHDHFYSGGNEATLTDLKWVKQDRDESVNDYFIRFKDVKDRCFNLSISERDLARLALGDLCCHFKEKIEGYDDPYISQLYLRALLLENKFKRAKECCKAHQSSTYVDCESNTLDDEEKENNSDMDNNSVMLRTELNKDCSEFIVPQETSLAVQKQIRFSKTAILDFSEVEGVVQFNSDYRTIKQHVLAEKSMSSEEQCIVEEHDNGGKKGTLACQQKVISSNSGKTGLTGSINRSDQSMKDMIVGCHQEEKHDIIHIKVPRLSKIFDKVCCTSNLFNSQSDHIVSVDASSSKIIVSNP; this is encoded by the coding sequence ATGGCGGGTTATTCTTATGCTCCACAGCGATATTACTACACCACGCCTGAGGTACAGCATACAGAAACATTACATGTTCCTAATAATTATTGTGCTAGTACCACAAATTCTTATGTTGATGTTGCTAGATATAATAATAGTATGCATATTGCATCGGCTAGTCATTGTTTAGATAATGCTTTTTATTATGCACATCATAAAAACTATATGCAAAGGCCCATGTCAAATAATATGCATACTTTGAATTTTCATGCTACTAGCAACATTCAACATACACCTTTTCATACATCGGCAGCGGAACAAGTTTATATGCCGATGAGCAATTATCGAGGCCAAACTAATGTAGTGAGTTCGGCCAATCTTTATGATGCACCATATGCTAATAATTCTAGTACTATTCAGCAAGGTGTTTCATATATTAATTCATCGGCAGCAAGTTCACAATATTTAACTTCATCACGGAGTATGCCGATGAATGAAAAATTTGTCCATGCTGATTTTAGCTATCCAGCCAATTATTTTCAAACTTCATATGCTGCACAACATGTTATTAGAGCGGAGGTTGCATCTGCAACTTCAGCACCACATACAGATTTGAATTCTAATGATTCGACACCAAGTGTTATTTTTAACGCAAGCCAAATTAATGAAAATTCAGCAACCTCACATGCACCTTCATCCGCTAGTGCAGCAAATATTTTGCCTCCAAATTCGGTCCACACTTGGAACGAATCGGAACAGAGATTCCATGATCACTTTTATAGTGGAGGTAATGAAGCAACCTTGACAGATTTAAAATGGGTTAAGCAAGACAGAgatgaatctgtcaatgattacTTCATAAGATTTAAAGATGTTAAAGACCGATGTTTTAATTTATCAATTTCTGAAAGAGACTTAGCCAGATTGGCTCTAGGCGATTTATGTTGTCATTTTAAGGAAAAGATTGAAGGTTATGATGATCCTTACATTAGTCAACTTTACCTTCGAGCTTTGCTCCTAGAGAACAAATTTAAGAGAGCCAAAGAATGTTGTAAAGCTCATCAGTCCAGTACATATGTTGATTGTGAATCCAACACATTGGACgatgaggaaaaagaaaataattcaGATATGGATAATAATTCGGTTATGTTGAGAACCGAATTGAATAAAGATTGTTCCGAATTTATTGTGCCACAAGAAACAAGTCTAGCTGTACAAAAACAAATTAGATTTAGTAAAACAGCTATACTTGATTTTTCTGAAGTCGAAGGTGTTGTACAATTTAATAGTGACTATCGTACTATTAAGCAACATGTTCTGGCTGAGAAAAGTATGAGCAGTGAAGAACAATGTATTGTCGAAGAACATGACAATGGAGGCAAGAAAGGAACATTGGCATGTCAACAGAAGGTAATTTCCAGCAATTCTGgaaagaccggtctgaccggctctataaaccggtctgaccaatcCATGAAGGATATGATTGTGGGCTGCCATCAAGAGGAGAAGCATGATATTATCCACATCAAAGTTCCACGCCTCTCCAAAATATTTGACAAGGTATGCTGCACAAGTAATTTATTTAATTCCCAATCAGATCATATAGTTTCAGTTGATGCATCTAGTAGCAAAATCATTGTGAGTAATCCTTGA